A genomic region of Zea mays cultivar B73 chromosome 6, Zm-B73-REFERENCE-NAM-5.0, whole genome shotgun sequence contains the following coding sequences:
- the LOC103629400 gene encoding uncharacterized protein, translating to MAAAGGEGDNGEKSGFRCLDAARYVAAAVVIVLIVAVVVNAIKAGKDLVSFEFTLRAVNPSGRVRLNFYDILAYIFDNSTLASATTSTPADDCSILVNTANITLKPRAYVDNTKTVILGDDPTKIRHSFFQALNKPGGRVVGATMRVDGSLVSETGLGFSTSAPRRIVLYCRDLIVGPVDKAATATQETTCTAS from the exons ATGGCTGCAGCCGGTGGAGAAGGCGATAACGGCGAGAAATCGGGGTTCCGGTGCCTAGACGCGGCGAGGTACGTGGCTGCCGCCGTGGTAATCGTGCTGATTGTCGCCGTCGTCGTCAACGCCATCAAG GCGGGCAAGGACCTTGTGTCCTTCGAGTTCACCCTCCGCGCCGTGAACCCCAGCGGCCGCGTCCGTCTCAACTTCTACGACATCCTGGCCTACATCTTCGACAACAGCACGCTGGCGTCGGCGACGACGTCGACGCCGGCCGACGACTGCAGCATCCTCGTCAACACGGCCAACATAACTCTGAAGCCGAGGGCGTACGTGGACAACACCAAGACAGTGATCTTGGGTGACGACCCTACCAAAATCAGGCACTCCTTCTTCCAAGCATTGAACAAGCCAGGAGGCAGGGTGGTCGGCGCGACGATGAGGGTGGATGGCAGCCTCGTCAGCGAGACCGGGCTGGGCTTCAGCACGAGCGCCCCACGGCGGATCGTCCTTTACTGCCGGGACCTCATAGTCGGCCCGGTGGACAAGGCGGCTACGGCCACTCAGGAGACGACCTGCACAGCATCGTAG